In Salmo salar chromosome ssa14, Ssal_v3.1, whole genome shotgun sequence, the sequence GTGACAGGCCGTGACATCCACATGATAGTTTTAACATTTTGAAGctatacattgtttacaaacgaatgtaaacaatggagaaaatcaTCTTTTGGGGTTTACGTTAAGACAGTTGtgctaaactcatgaggcataaCTTATTATTCAAGATTCAATGGGTATGTAGCAAAAATTGAAATGATCATTGCATAGATTCCCAGACTGCACTTTTGTTATATTCcgatgtattaaaaaaaaaaaaaaaaaaagaggctgTACAACTGACATGATTGACTCTTGTGTCTGCGTCTTTCAAACCAACCCTCTGAGTGGCTGAATGCTATGTCCTCGTGTGACGTGCACGTTTGATTGGTTCTGTGTCCACAGAGGTggagtcagcccagtccaagagGCAGCTGTGCGGGGGAAGCCAGGCAGCCATCGAGAGGATGATCCACTTTGGCCGGGAGCTCCAGAGCATGAGCGAGCACCTACGCCGGGAATGCGGCAAGAACTCGGCCAACAAGAAGATGCTCAAGGTACTCTCCATCAATTATGTTCAAACAACTTCAGATAAATGGCTCAATGTGATGGCTGTAAAACCTTGGATGTAAATTTTGCTGTGAATGTTTTGCCTGTACGTCACACTACATTACGTCTAACAATGTAGCACTGCACTTAGCCTATAACTACCTCCAATATCTCAAAACAGTATTTCTCTAGCAGTACACTACCACACTGAACAATTTCATAGATTTTACTAAATTATAGTTCCTATAAGGAAGTCactcaattgaaatgaattcattaggccctaatcgatGGCTTTCATGACTGGgcagggtgcagccatgggtgggcctggctctccagtgggtggggctatgcccacccatggctgcatccAAGGTTttacagccaatcagaatgagttactccccacaaaagggcttttatTCCAGACAAATACTCCTCATCACCCCCCACCCTCAGATgctcccgcaggtgaagaagccatatgtggaggtcctgggctggcgtgggtaCACGTGGTGTGAGGCCGGTTAGACTTGCAGCAAATTCTcaacgttggaggcagtttatgatagtttaatattaatttctctatctggtaacagctttggtggacattccctgcagtcggcatgccaattgcacactccctcaacttgagacaactgtgacaaaactacacattttagtggccttttattgcacctgtgtaatgatcatgcggtttaattagcttcttgatatgtctgTCAAGTGGATGGCTTATCTTGGCAAAAGACAAATGCTCATGAACAGgggtgtaaacaaatttgagcaaAATAAGCTTTGTGTGCATATGGACcaattattatattttatttaaatgttatttattttaaaaaattttagctcatgaaacacaggaccaatactttacatgttgcatttacatttttgttcagtgtatgatcTGTTGTCAACTTTTAACTTAGTGTACAATTTGAGGTTACTGTACCTTGACTCACTGCTTCATCTCTCCATTAACAGCTGTTTCTCCAACCCTGCCTTTCCCTGCACTGATTTTTACATTCTTCCaaattcttgttcttcttggctgtCTTCTTCCTCTATTTGTATGTCCCTTATCTCTTCCCATCTCCCTCTGTAGGATGCATTCAGTCTGCTGGCCTACTCAGACCCGTGGACTAGCCCAGTGGGCTACCAGCTGGACTCTATCCAGAGGGAACCGGTGTGTTCCACACTCAACAGTGCAATTCTAGGTAGGTACACCACCTCTGGTTGTCACTTCAGAGCCTCTCCTCAACCAATTCCTGGGCCAGCAGTCAAGTGTTGTACATCATTGGGGCATACACTCTTGggtgaattttttattttatttattatttttatttttatttattttattttttatttatatatatttttatttatttttttccccagaCACCGATTTTTAAAAGACTAGTCTTGGACTAAGACACACTTTCGATGGATAATCtccattgaacatgctttttagtctAGAACTTGGCTTAATCTCTCTGGGAAACTGGCCCCGTAAATGTAGCATTTTGATTAGATTAATGCTAATTCTGTATAGGTTTGCGTTGACCGGGGCGTTATCGTTTTCCTTTGAAAATGTTAAGGAATTAGGGAGTGGTTAATTACCAACGTGGTCATAAATGGAAAgttatcatttttttatttgagcCATGGTAAACAAGTTAGTCATTTGGCGGTGTCCATGGctactgttttgtgtatgtggaaGTGTTATGCGTTGCCTATGGGTGTGCTATGTGGAACTGACTTGACTTATTTAGTGTCCTTAGTTACTAGGCCCATGTCATGGATATGATGTGTAATGCATTGCTCAATGATGATAGAAATGTATGAATCTCAAAAATTGGTGTTGAATCAGTCTTTTATTGATTTTAGTAAGATGTGCCCACAAAGGCCCTTACAGTTACTCAATCAGCAGTGTCCTTAGctaccattttatttattttttgtgagTGTTATGCATTGCCTATGGGAGTGATATGTAGTCCTTACATAGCTGTTTTCTACCCCCCCAACAGAGACTCATAACCTGCCCAAGCAGCCCCCTCTGGCCCAGGCTGTGGGACAGGCCGCCCAGTGCCTGTCCATCATGGCACACTCTGGAAGTGGCTCCTGCGCCTTCGCTGCTGTGGACGATTACCTGCactagcccccccacacacaggtcccCCACCTTCACACAAACTCAATCTGTATCCCTCCACTCCCCGGGCTAGCCAAGGCTACTTTCAGATTCTCCAACCTCCTCCTGAAGTGTTCACTCATGCattttaaaagcattggattggtgcaaGAATGCCTGGAAGGAGTTTTCACCATATTCCTCACAGCAGTCCATTCCTTTGAAATCCATGAGGGGGAGTGTACGAGTGCACTCTTTGGGATAGGGTGGAGAATCGGGACGTCGCCCAAGTCTCACAGGAACCCTGATGCAGTCACGAAAGTCTGCCCATGTAATTTTGGTTGATGGGGAGAAGGGGGAAATTGCAAAGACTAGCCAGCTAGTAAATTCACCCCTCTGATCTGTGTGACTGTGGCAAACCATGCAGGATTTTCATATGCCCAAACTACTGTGCGAAGGTGGAGCACCCTGGTCTGAAGAACAAGGAACGGCTTTCCAGTGACCGCATAACACCAACTCAGTCAACATATGTTGACACTCCATTTGCCAACACAAAACGTGGTCCGTTTAAACCCCTGACCAAACCAACCAGGCAAGCCAGGCCCACAGAAGACGTGAGTATTCCGACCCATTCTAGTGCATTTGCACCTGGGTTTGGAGTATGCTAGCCGATCCCACCTCGAGAAACCAACTCCTTGGTGGCGCAAAAGACACACCCAAACCCCATGGCATCAGTGACTGGTGACACATGTGGATTGAAGACTGAAGAAGCCAGTGAGAGAATCTACAGTCCTAACTTTtgtctttctttaaaaaaaaaaaatcttgtttATTTTGGGGAGGGGCAGTAGGTGGGGGAGGGTGGGTAGGCTCTGTTAACACTTCCAGGTTTACAAGGCATGGTGATTTATTATTCTAGCTGATTATATTCTTACTTGCATACACAGTATATTTGTTGCGCGCCGGCAAGAGTGAATTCCACCAAATAATAAAGGTCCCAATCCCACCACTCCTTACTAGTGGCAAGTGTCAGCGTGTGTACATGTTAACATTTTCTTTTAATAAAATATCAATAATTAAATATTTAGCTACCAAAAGAAAGGAAAACATATCTACCCTCAAAGCTTCACACTGAGTGTTAGAATCCTTTGTGGTGTTAGTCTCTGAAATTTTGTTATACTGTGGTTTAAGTTTTTAATTAACCCTGTCCATGGCTACCCCAGTACCCGatcctgtttttttcccccccccccGAACTGCACAGCAGGTCTGATATTTTATTTCCTAATGTATTCATTCATGGCATCGCATATCCTTTAGCCACGAAGAACTCATGAGCCAAAAGCCCTTTCTTGATTTGACTGCTGAGATTGTCTCAGTTAATAAGTTCTAAATGAACGTGTGTCTGTAATGAAGGGCTCTTCAGACTTTTAAATCCCTCAAAACGTTTAGCGGATTAGCCTTGTGTTGAACCGGTAGCGAGCTAGCGCCTAAGCTCTCTTGATGAATGTTAGCCTCCCAGAATAGTTATTGTCCTGGTTTGGGGCTAACCATAGCAGCTTGATGTTAGCCCAGGGCTTACCATAGCTCAGCTTGTGATGGCTAACTTGGTCCAGAACAGGCTTGTGTAAGGTTAACCTTTGCCCCCCCCCCATATTAGCCTTTTCTTAGCTAACCACATCCCAGGGAAGCAAATGTTGGGATAATGGCATGTTTGAGATGGCGTCAAGATTCTGCAGAGATCTTCATAATACCTGGAGAATGGTTTTAACCTTCCCAATTTACTATAATGTTCCTATACTCTGCAAAATCTGCATATCGAACATGCACATTTTCAGGTGTGAAAAGCCCTTATAGGCTGCTTTTGTCAGAACACTTGTCAACAACATCAACCCAACAGAAAGACTTGGGCCGGGAATCAAAGGCAACTGCATAGCACTTGAGCCAACATCTGCAGCGTCTGGGACATTGCCTTGTAACAGGCAAATTGTTCCCTTGCAATGAGCTTGTCTACAACGCGCCTTTGAATCCCAGCCTTTACTCTTTCCTAGTTTTTGTTTACTGGATCTCCTTTAGTACTCTCAACagcaaaatggaaaataaaatggTATTGTCAACTGCACTGTGGTTACCACGtttacaataaaaaataaaataaataaaaaaacataactAGGAAGGCAACATTGCAACTGTGTTTTAGTGCTTGCAGCCGCAGAGAAACCACAACCAGGGGCCATATGGAGCATCTCACAGTAGGAGTTGTGATTTAGGATCGGTTTTCGCTTttcagatcacaatgaataatATTACATGGATATGGGGAATCTAATCCACTGAACATTCTCAGGCTGTATGTATTATGGCTAACAGTAAATGCTAACGCATTGGGTATTTATAATCAGTCTCGGAAACCGTCCCTCAGTGTCTGACCATCACATCATTCTTTCCTTTTTAACTTTGAAACAGTTTGGTTTACCTTTTATCTTTCAGTTTAGAAATCATTTTGCATTTGGAACTTTGGCCCAATTATCTTCAGAAGATCAATCTTACATAGTTAAGTCTGTCCCAAGTGGTACTCccccccctatatagtgcactacttttgaccagagccctctgggcccaggtcaaagtagtgcactaaatggggactagggtgccatttggtgcaGAACCAATGGCATAGTAGTTGGCAAGATGGCACAACCATATCTGGGACTCAGCTTTGACACATCCACTTGGGCTGCAGTTTCATCACATGCTTCAGTCTGGTCTCAGTTGATTCAGATTCGCCTGGTTGCCGCTGAAGACAAATTTCCAATGCAGGCTGCCGTTACAGATGACATCCTTTTGATTAAATCTGAAATTTCTCCCTggcctttttttatttattttttgccagGGAGTCATACTGGGACCACAAGTCTCTTTTGCAGAGGAGCGCTGCGTGAACATCAAACAATTGCACTATACATATccatactgaacaaaaagaaacacaacatgcaacagttcatataaggaaatcagtcaattaggccctaatctatggattgcaCATGACTGGGAAGCGGcgcaggcccagccaatcagaatgagttttcccccacaaagggctttattacagaccaaatactcctgtttcatcagttgtccgggtggctggtctcagacgatcctacaGGCGTGGTTTGCGGTTGTGATGCCAGTTGGTTGTTcagacaaattctctaaaatgacaggtggcttatggtagagaactaAACATTACAATTTCAGATATTGCCAGAGAATTGATATGGTGATATTATGTAAAAATAATGGTGCAACACATTTTAAAACATGCGCTTTCTCCCGCATTGGATACGGTCACTGTTTCAGAACCGCGGACCATCTTCAGTTCGCTGTAGAATTGCCGCCTTTCCCCATGTTGCTATGTGCGTAATAGCAAAATTAACCAGCATATCTAGATTGAGAACAACGCAGTGGAGGGAGCAGCAGCAGAGATGAGGAACCATCCCTTGCCTTAGCCAATCTGGCTAAACagattgaggagagagaggaaaccaACTTAATTAGGTTGAAGTCTATAATCAATATCCTAActtaaagccaggcacatttatcATCCATATATCTGACATAAGACAGATCTagcttctgttgcctgtttgagtgtaatagcctactgattccgtgagcaccaagcctcatgCAATGGCAAAATGTCGGATAAAGCGATTTCACAGATTCGGCTGTTTTTtaatctttgctatgctgtaaAAGGCGGTACAATTTTTCCCccttagaacagactggtattacGTAGTGTTTTACACTTTTCCAAACAGGCAGAAAAACAATATTGTAATGTAACAGCCCATTTTTCTTGATATTATAAAGTAATGTCATCATTTGTagtcttgtataaccaccatggagctgtaggcctaagagcgtgtcctgtttagtcttaataccgtaACTTACTTAGGCTTCTATTTCAATATATCGGCTGTATCGATCGTTCATGGCAACACACAGCATACGAGACATTCACGCTTTGAAATGCAATCAACCATTTTTTGTTTTAAAATTAAACAATTAACATTAACCTAAACAAACCACAATTCATGAATGCATGCAACTGTTTAGTTTGCTGTAAAAAAACATCTTagatattgtaatctaacagcaactGTTTGGAACACAATACCCACGCAACGCTTACTCCTATACCCTCCTTTTTCTGGACATCCAGTAGTTTCCACAACTAAGTCAAATGTCTTCCACAGATCTGACttccctcctgagcaaccagtaaataTTCACCCATTTCGATTTTCACatcctctgcatccattttgcaGATTTGAGTAATAATCAATTTATTGATATGATTATgataggtcaggccctattggttGCATGCGACGCTGTCATGTTTCACGTAAAGTGAGCAAGAGTTGAGGGAATAGGGACGTTTTTTGTtaacagaacttttcagtcaAACAAAACTAAATGGCTGAAATTGTAGCTTCAGCATGGACAGCGCAATAAACACTTGCTGTGTTGCCTTTTTGCTGCAGTAGAGAAGATAGCGAGACAGCATGCGCCGGTCACATCGTCATTTgtcttatttaatcaaacagtgtgcttaaagcatcagcccagctcagtgcatATGTAGTTTATTTTAttcaaacacatagggtgtgaCTGGAACAACACATTTAAACATTGACAGAACAGGACTCTTGATCGACCAAGAATTTATTTTTTAGTCTGGGACAGCCcattgctgtttaatcagcttcttgatatgccacacctgtcatatgctcactaacagggatgtgcaCACAATGAGAAGCTCTTtgaatttctgggatattttatttcagctcatgaaacatgtgaccaacactttacatgctgtgtTTACGTTTTTATTCAGTGTCACACACCAATTACACTACATGAAATGCAAAGCAATTATATGGGAAAAATTGcattcttcagtaaaaaggcCCTCTAACATCCGCATGAATTGCCCTAGAGGCTCCAACTTCAAGGAGTTTTTGAGATCATTCCACATAAGGTGCaactttttaatgttttttaAAGCTGGTCTACTTAACTGAAATTGGCGGTCATATTTATCAATTGTATCAGAGTAGGAGTTCTGATTCAGGTTCGGTTTTCCTTTTACATCACAAAGACAAATTTAcatgatcagcactcctactctgagatgcttgatcCAGCTCCTCAATGGCCTGGATAGGTGAAAGCACTTTGACCCAAATCAGAAGGCTAGTTTGATCTATAACCATAATTATTCAACCTATCCAGCGCTTTCAGATCAGGGCAGAGTGAAAGGGCGATTACCCGATTGGTGTCCACCCCATATTTCCCCATTTGCTCAGCTTGAGGGAACCTTCTGTTTGTGAATCCATTGCTTCTTCAACTTCTCCGCCTTTGCTTTCTTCTCTGTGCCTGTAAGGATATGACATCATGGGTAAGTAATCCTTCCCGGATAACATACTTTATACAAAACCATTTAGTAAACTAGGTTGCAGTGTGACCCAAAGAGAGCCAGATGCAATTCCATAAATCACATTACTACTGATGCATTTTAAGTCGTGGCAGCTATGTAGAAATTGTGTATTGACTGTGGAATAACTGAGCCAACCACAGCTTGTTGAAGGATGTAGGAAACTCACCCCATTTCTTATTCACAAACTGCATGGCCGCACTTTTATTTGGGCCTCTCTTATTTTGAAGGGAGAGAAGTTCATTGTCTGCAGCAGAGAGACAAATGCTGATATTAGAACAGGAGTATACTACAAAGGAAGCTAGATCTACTCACGattttctaaagctagccagctcaGGCTTCATTCACTACAAAAGTGGATATTGCTCGTCTGCCTGCCGCTAACCGTGGCAGGCTTGTAACTGCGcgtgatagaccaggtggttagTCGAATGCCGAACTCTTCATTGTGACAATGCTGAAACCTTAATCCATAGGcgagtcagtgccacattttcatttgtgccgaaatcaaaatggggaaaaaacgattgcaaattcagcaggctatggtgtgaaataggctttTATAAGTGCACCAGCACTTTTCCCCCACTCCTATCAATAAAATAATTGTATTACGTCAAGCTTTACTGTGTGACGTTTCAAATGcattctgtcattactaaatgtgtaatgtgataggtATTAAcattacaaaaatataaacgcaacaatttcaaagattttactgagttacagttcatataaggaaatcagtcaattgaaatgaattcattaggtcccagtgtatggatttcacatgactgggcaggggtgcagccatgggtgggccttggagggcataggcccacccactggggagccaggccaatcagaatgagtttttttcccccacaaaagggctttattacagagaaATACTCCCCAGCACACAGATGTGCTTCTTGATAAtcgggtggatggattatcttggcaaaggagaaatgctcactaacagggatgaaacAAATTTGCACACGAGAGCTTTTTGTGCATACATTACTGGAATTATTTTCCCCATGGGtctcggccggctgcgacagagcctagactcgaaccaggatctctagaggCACAGCTagcgctgcgatgcagtgccttagaccactgcgccactcgggaggcccacaaATCAACTCTTTCGTCAACCAGATCTCCCCTCTCTAAATTTCAGATATTTTTCATCTGTCGCATGTGCGGTGCGCTTTTGACAACGgttttcccgctaattgcattTGCCTATAGAACTTATCATGAATTGTTATTCCAttttttaagctaaacattctgatctttTGCATCAGCTGTTGAGATGAATACCCAACATCGAAATATAATCTGTCATTGTGAGTACTCTGGGTGGGCCCTCTAATCaggttacgcacccaatgcatatgggtccgtaaaatttctcaaatgtccgtTAAATTAAAAATGCTCTGGGTCAAATGTCCAGCGCCACATTTTCCAAACGGAAACTGAGTATTCATACTTGTCGTCCTCCGACTTCCCGGGCCATACAGTCTGGCCTGTATGAAATCCATGGCTGTCTGCTGTTGGGAGTTGGTTGAAGATTGGTCCGCCATCCTCATTACGCTGTAGTTCCCCTTCAGACTGAAACAAGAGGCGTGTGTCATTAATGGACCGTTCCTAGTAGAGAAGCATTAGAATGGATTTTTTTCTAAAGGATGCTTGCCTAGTCGAACCTTTACAGGGGAGCTACACTGGGGCGTTGTGGAAAAACAGTAGGTTCTTCGCTTCTACACTGGATTAGTAACTTTTGCAGAGTGTGAGCCACTTTATCAAGTGTTCTCGAGCGTGAGCCACGTGTCATTCTTAATAGAACCACCACAAGCCTCTTACGGAGCCACGCTTATGTCCAGGTTTCAATGAAATAAATGGGCTCATCTCACGCAGGGCAAAAGTTACATCCAGTGTAGCATGTTAGACATGCCTttatggctgcatttacacagccaGCCCAAATATGATATTTTGACCAATTATTGTCAAAAGATcaaaattgggctgcctgtgtaaatgcagcctatgGTACCAGAATTCAGTTTTACCTGCGGATATTTCCCTTGAATCCTTTCTTCGTCTCTTTCGATCCTTCGCTCCCCTCCTCCCATGAGCAGCTTGCCTCTTCATTGTTGCTGTCAGCTGGGATTAAGGTTAAAATAAGCCAATTTAGTTTTAGAAACTGAAGCAATAGCCATTTAGCAATTTGTTGAAAGGTAAATGATAATTTCAATAAGGAAGAAACGAGACGGCTACTTAAATAATCTGAGGTGATGAACATATCTACCTTGATCTCCAGGTAGCTTCTGTTTTCTAAAGAGACGGGTTAGGAACAGTTAGTTTCATATGCCAATATAAAGGTATATCATCATTGTTGCATATTGGGATATAGGCTTATGTGCACTTACTTTGATGGCGCTGTGTCAATTTCTTCTAGAATATGTGCAGGGAGAAGTCTTCTTTTCTGTACAGAACAACATGGAAGAGAAATTCCCTCATCAAAATTAGAACCGTTTGAGCCTTTGGCAACTGAAAGTTGAGAGAAATAAAACATCTCAAAACACTGCCTTAATGCAAATTAACTTATTTGCTCTTACTTCCGACACACATTGTgccagcggttagagcgttgggccagtacccGAAAGGTCGCTTgttcgaatcccagagccaaCAAGGTTAAATCTgtttgtgtccttgagcaaggcacttaaccctaattgccccAGGGTTGCCGTGGATAATGGCtggtctcagggggagttgggatatgcaaaaaaaccaAATGTCCAGTTCACACGTGTGAAATAGGACATATATAAGCACCAGGATAATAGCCTGCTTTTGGCTGTAACAAAATAGAAAAGCCGATTTTTAAATAAAATTGtccaggagaagaaaaaaaacattgcgaAATTCtgctttttagcctattcattTATGGAAATACCAgttgatgtaaatacatttgaccggTCATACTCATCGTTCTATAGGTTAATTTGtataatttagtggaattaaattggcacGTGTGTATATTTGTTATGCATCTTGTTTATTTCTGGCAGACAGCTATTTTAAGCCCAATAAGTTTTGGCCACAATTTAAAAAtatactatttttatttctcaactggtaacTAAAGCACACTTCCCATTCAAATGCATAAGCAACGTAAGGCAGGCGGCTTCATTAATGCATCACACAACACTTTGCAAttagctggaggcagtatgcattttgaaaacatgtctacttgtttgaaacctgaacgttttactacatacagtatgtggCATGCTTTACCTTGCTTTAATGTAGCCTAGGCAATATCCGACCATATCCGTGGAGGCAATTACTTTATAAAGACCGCCATGTGCCACTGAAACAAGTAGTCTATTTCGCATACGTTCTATTGGTTTTGAACTTTTCATTGTCCGGTAGACAAATGCACATTGGCGCGTAGACTGTCttgtgtgcattgctgcgctAACGTTAAGAAATAATAGGTCAAAAAATGCAAGCATGTTGCATCAGATTCATTTCTTTTTTTGaccctttttctctccaattgGCAGTTACactcttgtcccatcgctgcaactccagtacggactcgggagaggcgaaggtcgagagccatgcgtcctccgaaacaataccctgccaagccgcattgcttcttgacacactgctcgcttaacccggaagccagccacaccaacgtgttggaggaaacaccgtacaactggcgaccatgCGCCCAGCCTgcaacaggagtcgctagtgcgcgatgggacaaccctaacgatgctgggccaattgtgccccgcctcatgggtttcccggttgaggccggctgcgacacagtccgggattgaacctgggtctgtagtgacgcatcaTGCACTGCGTCGCCACCATTTCTGATTCATTGCTTTTTAacattgtttttaaaagaaaatgtAGACTAGACCTACTGGTTatatgaatttgggatctattgtccaacaactgtcccagagtctgtttgggcTATTTCTTTCtcaacaagctgaccaatagaataggtcaacttttctactatgggggatagtagattgccATATGGACATGTCGCCTATGAGCCTAAGACTAGGGGAAGCTTTTCTTAAGTAAGTGGCACAATTCTAAAGCCTAATTAGCCTATACAGAAATATATTACATCAAAATAGGCTACTAAAGCATAATTTGACCACAGAGAATCATTAGCTTCACCTAgccttaattttttttaaataaagttatGGATTGTTTTAAATTACATTGCCTGCAGTCAGAAGGAAAGGCAGCGTGTGCAATTTGGGTTAATACCACATAGATGATTGAGTTGTGACTGTCAGTAAAAAGTAGAGGCCCAGCCAGGCATATCACCATATTTCAAAACATAATCGTGGGAAAATtatagtttggaaagcaaatggctattgctgtaaagagaagACAATGTAAAGACTAGAATCGGTATAATACGGTGAGTGAGCACATTCACTCATTATTGTTAGGTCAGTGACACTTACCTTTGTTTTTGGACAATCATTTTCCATATTTGATGCGTCTCCCCTTCTCATAGGCATATTATATAGACAACACCGTTTCTATTGATCTGTTAGCcagtgtcagcagagtaggctaccGTGTCGTATTAAAAATGATTCTGCCAATGTCTCCGgtcatataaagtgtagtagaattgcatgaaatgtgtgttTTCCCGTGCAGAGAAAAACTTCTGATATAGCCTATAGCACAGGCCTCTACGCTATACGTGCTCAGCCATGCATTtactttttttgtttttgcaCAGTGATTGAGTTATATTAGCCTAAATGATGCCTATATAATCTGCTCATCGCATTACAGAAGTCTGCAAATCCAATGATCCATGGAATGCTTTTAGAAAAGGTGCCATTTTGCTGGTGGAAATGTGCTTCCCCAAACTCTAAACACACGAGCCGACTATGCAGAGGCTAGTGATTCTGCTGTtcgttactcgtcttgttggccGAGGAAAAGTACATTCGGACAGTTCTCCATCTTCAAAGTGTGCGGTGAGGACACGCGTCATCGCATCTTCCACTTGCATGTTCTGTTGAGGTGAATTACCATCTCCCCTTCtcatgtgatttctgtcattctgaacaccgtgggtggactccctaatcaggttacacacccaatgcatatgggtccggtaaattaaaatgctgccGGACCGCGGCCACATTTTCATAACGGAAACCTTGATAAGGTTTCCGTTATTAA encodes:
- the nol7 gene encoding nucleolar protein 7, with the protein product MAKKLLRKSPSSSNKFNSANMTDDFQLHLDSSDDDAPPEEVTFEESKASALRSMKNALETSKRGKELLKEKRRKRQELFQEQKKRRLLPAHILEEIDTAPSKKQKLPGDQADSNNEEASCSWEEGSEGSKETKKGFKGNIRSLKGNYSVMRMADQSSTNSQQQTAMDFIQARLYGPGSRRTTNNELLSLQNKRGPNKSAAMQFVNKKWGTEKKAKAEKLKKQWIHKQKVPSS